The following proteins are encoded in a genomic region of Ctenopharyngodon idella isolate HZGC_01 chromosome 12, HZGC01, whole genome shotgun sequence:
- the LOC127523605 gene encoding bone morphogenetic protein 2-B-like isoform X1, translating to MVKLRSARSEMKLLTIYLFGIFAFVSSSTSTDVQKITNAIKMRNWNEIFQVKDLTRNVPTNRKAPEFMMELYDAVADSNGTLKNSKVLEGNIVRSFEGQSSGSYHFFNLTSFGQDERVVKAEFRWFHQKQPFMGRHRFYKVELYEVLDSRPKPWQRNLICAPVYTRGWEVFNITQMVTRWILHSGTNNGILVVIASPSGNWFKSSIQMNGQSDETNAYLVIYSDDGRKRYQHPPFYTGQNINTSLKFLEPTESLVKSTMRNRRSVRTLTSTCQRTNLYVDFTKIGWSGWIISPRGYNAYSCMGSCPFPLGEGLRATNHATVRSIMNALKLSQEAGKPCCVPDVLHPISLLYFDDEENVVLKQYNDMVAGSCGCH from the exons ATGGTCAAATTAAGATCTGCACGGTCAGAGATGAAGTTACTGACCATTTATCTCTTTGGGATTTTTGCTTTTGTGTCATCCTCCACCTCAACAGATGTGCAAAAGATAACAAATGCAATTAAGATGCGCAACTGGAATGAAATATTCCAGGTAAAAGATTTGACGCGCAATGTTCCGACCAATAGGAAGGCACCTGAGTTCATGATGGAGTTATATGATGCCGTTGCGGACTCGAACGGAACGCTGAAAAACTCGAAAGTGCTGGAAGGAAATATTGTTAGGAGTTTCGAAG GACAGTCCAGTGGCTCATATCACTTCTTTAATCTGACATCATTCGGACAGGACGAGCGCGTGGTCAAAGCAGAATTCCGATGGTTTCACCAGAAACAGCCTTTTATGGGACGTCATCGCTTTTACAAA GTCGAGCTGTATGAAGTGCTGGACAGCAGACCTAAACCTTGGCAAAGAAATTTGATATGCGCACCTGTCTACACTAGAGGATGGGAGGTATTCAACATCACACAAATG GTGACCAGATGGATTCTTCACAGCGGTACAAATAATGGTATCCTGGTCGTGATTGCTTCACCTTCAGGTAACTGGTTTAAGTCCAGCATTCAGATGAACGGGCAGTCCGATGAGACAAATGCATATTTGGTTATATATTCAGATGATGGACGAAAGCGCTACCAACACCCACCTTTCTACACAG GACAAAATATCAACACATCCCTTAAATTCCTCGAGCCTACAGAAAGTTTAGTGAAGTCAACAATGCGGAACCGCAGGAGCGTGCGCACGTTAACTTCTACATGCCAGAGAACAAACCTCTATGTAGACTTCACTAAAATTGGGTGGTCAGGGTGGATAATATCTCCCAGAGGTTATAACGCATACAGTTGCATGGGCTCGTGTCCGTTCCCGCTGGGCGAAGGTCTACGGGCTACGAATCACGCTACCGTAAGATCCATCATGAACGCGCTGAAACTATCGCAGGAGGCGGGAAAACCGTGCTGCGTACCTGATGTGCTTCACCCCATCAGCCTCCTGTACTTCGACGATGAGGAAAATGTTGTTCTAAAACAGTACAACGACATGGTTGCGGGCAGTTGTGGCTgccattaa
- the LOC127523605 gene encoding bone morphogenetic protein 2-B-like isoform X2, with product MVKLRSARSEMKLLTIYLFGIFAFVSSSTSTDVQKITNAIKMRNWNEIFQVKDLTRNVPTNRKAPEFMMELYDAVADSNGTLKNSKVLEGNIVRSFEGQSSGSYHFFNLTSFGQDERVVKAEFRWFHQKQPFMGRHRFYKVELYEVLDSRPKPWQRNLICAPVYTRGWEVFNITQMVTRWILHSGTNNGILVVIASPSDDGRKRYQHPPFYTGQNINTSLKFLEPTESLVKSTMRNRRSVRTLTSTCQRTNLYVDFTKIGWSGWIISPRGYNAYSCMGSCPFPLGEGLRATNHATVRSIMNALKLSQEAGKPCCVPDVLHPISLLYFDDEENVVLKQYNDMVAGSCGCH from the exons ATGGTCAAATTAAGATCTGCACGGTCAGAGATGAAGTTACTGACCATTTATCTCTTTGGGATTTTTGCTTTTGTGTCATCCTCCACCTCAACAGATGTGCAAAAGATAACAAATGCAATTAAGATGCGCAACTGGAATGAAATATTCCAGGTAAAAGATTTGACGCGCAATGTTCCGACCAATAGGAAGGCACCTGAGTTCATGATGGAGTTATATGATGCCGTTGCGGACTCGAACGGAACGCTGAAAAACTCGAAAGTGCTGGAAGGAAATATTGTTAGGAGTTTCGAAG GACAGTCCAGTGGCTCATATCACTTCTTTAATCTGACATCATTCGGACAGGACGAGCGCGTGGTCAAAGCAGAATTCCGATGGTTTCACCAGAAACAGCCTTTTATGGGACGTCATCGCTTTTACAAA GTCGAGCTGTATGAAGTGCTGGACAGCAGACCTAAACCTTGGCAAAGAAATTTGATATGCGCACCTGTCTACACTAGAGGATGGGAGGTATTCAACATCACACAAATG GTGACCAGATGGATTCTTCACAGCGGTACAAATAATGGTATCCTGGTCGTGATTGCTTCACCTTCAG ATGATGGACGAAAGCGCTACCAACACCCACCTTTCTACACAG GACAAAATATCAACACATCCCTTAAATTCCTCGAGCCTACAGAAAGTTTAGTGAAGTCAACAATGCGGAACCGCAGGAGCGTGCGCACGTTAACTTCTACATGCCAGAGAACAAACCTCTATGTAGACTTCACTAAAATTGGGTGGTCAGGGTGGATAATATCTCCCAGAGGTTATAACGCATACAGTTGCATGGGCTCGTGTCCGTTCCCGCTGGGCGAAGGTCTACGGGCTACGAATCACGCTACCGTAAGATCCATCATGAACGCGCTGAAACTATCGCAGGAGGCGGGAAAACCGTGCTGCGTACCTGATGTGCTTCACCCCATCAGCCTCCTGTACTTCGACGATGAGGAAAATGTTGTTCTAAAACAGTACAACGACATGGTTGCGGGCAGTTGTGGCTgccattaa